In Candidatus Cloacimonadota bacterium, one DNA window encodes the following:
- a CDS encoding acyl-CoA dehydrogenase: MSLIKLNNEQKMIRDEFRKFAVSEIEPAAEEIEKNGVFPIAIVEKLVDLGLLGLIIPEKYGGVELDMTSLCIAVKEISKVCASIGTILVANNCLIAYPLMKFGQESLKEKYLNKLAEGEIGGYICEPEIDLPQEKNDLKTEGDNYIFSGHREFILNGEAANFYIMPIQTKENTKYFIFDKNTRGIFPDPKNLLGMRTAGFTEAEFQDLNMIKENCFLTDDKKDDIQSEIRDFSNIGFSAISLGIAQSALDTSIKYAKERVQFGRTISEFPMIRDMLADMKIKIETVRLLIYDAASRFDNGEDYSEQSKIARIIASETGIFCGLNSIQIHGGYGYIKDYPLERYFRDAKVVQLLDASPRIMKEEIAKGLLK, translated from the coding sequence CAGTTTCAGAAATCGAACCAGCAGCAGAGGAAATCGAGAAGAATGGAGTTTTCCCAATAGCAATTGTTGAAAAATTAGTGGACCTCGGTTTGTTGGGTCTAATCATTCCTGAAAAATACGGTGGAGTAGAACTGGATATGACCAGCCTTTGCATCGCAGTTAAGGAAATTTCCAAAGTATGTGCTTCGATCGGAACGATTCTGGTAGCGAATAATTGCCTGATCGCATATCCATTAATGAAATTCGGCCAGGAATCTCTCAAAGAAAAATACTTGAATAAACTTGCTGAAGGTGAGATCGGTGGTTATATCTGCGAACCTGAAATCGACCTTCCGCAAGAAAAAAATGATCTTAAAACAGAGGGAGACAATTATATTTTTTCCGGTCATCGAGAATTTATTTTAAATGGAGAAGCTGCGAATTTTTATATTATGCCAATCCAAACAAAAGAAAATACTAAATACTTTATTTTTGATAAAAATACGAGAGGTATATTTCCCGATCCCAAAAATCTGCTGGGAATGAGAACAGCCGGATTTACGGAAGCAGAATTTCAGGATCTAAACATGATTAAAGAAAATTGTTTCCTCACTGACGACAAAAAAGATGATATCCAATCTGAAATTAGAGATTTTTCCAATATTGGATTTTCTGCTATCTCTTTGGGAATTGCTCAATCTGCTCTCGATACTTCCATAAAATATGCCAAAGAACGGGTGCAGTTTGGGAGAACGATCTCTGAATTTCCTATGATCAGGGATATGCTGGCGGATATGAAAATCAAAATCGAAACTGTTAGATTACTTATTTATGATGCTGCTTCCAGATTTGATAATGGAGAAGATTATTCCGAGCAGTCAAAAATCGCTCGTATTATTGCGAGTGAAACAGGTATCTTTTGCGGATTGAATTCCATCCAGATTCACGGCGGATACGGTTATATAAAAGATTATCCTCTGGAAAGATATTTCCGGGATGCGAAAGTTGTGCAGCTTCTGGATGCATCTCCTCGTATTATGAAAGAAGAAATTGCAAAAGGATTATTAAAATGA